The DNA segment ATCGGCCGGGGTTGCCTGCGCGCCGGCTCACTGTAACCGCGATGGCTTGGTTCAGGCCGCCGATGCAGCCTTGTACGAGGCCAAGAGAAGCGGTCGCAATCGGGTCGCGATGGCCCCGTTGAAGGAGTCTGAGGGGAGAGCCGCCGGTTAGGCGCGTCCATCGGCTCCCGGCGCAGCTTCGTTACAATCCAGGCATTCGAAAATCCTGAACAAAAAGACCGGTTTTATCTGAATTCTCCTGAAATCCGCGCATCGGCATAAGCTGTGCGACCCACAGGAGATGCCCCCCATGAGCAAGTTTTTCGAACCTATCGGTATCTGCGCCAGACAGTTCGCGAACCTCGCCGAGCCTGCCATCATGGCATTCAGCGTGGCAGGGCTCACAGGCGGGACGCTGGCGACCCTGGGAATCCTTGCCGATCACGCCCGTGGGCGAGGCTCGGCAAAGGTTCTTGCGGCGGACGATGTACCTGGGACCTTGGACCTTTGATCAGCGTTTGCGCACGAATTCGGCGCGCAGCACCAGGCCCTTGATGCCGGGATACTTGCAGTCGATCTCCTGCGCATCGCCGGTAAGCCGGATCGAGGGGATGAGCGTACCGCGCTTGAGGGTCTGGCCGGCGCCTTTCACGTCGAGATCCTTGATCAGCGTCACTGCGTCGCCATCGGCCAGCAGGTTGCCGACTGCATCGCGCACTTCCACAAGGTCTTGCGCCGCGCGCTTCGCCGCCAGTTCCGAGGCAGGCAGCCATTCGCCGCTTTCCTCGTCGTAGATGTAGTCCTCTGAGTCGCCCGACATGTCTTTATCTCCGGTTTGGTCAGCCCTTGGCAGAGCGGGGAGGATTTGGCGAGGCCGGCAGGAATATTTCATGTCGCTACGCTGGATCGTTTCGCACTGCATACTGCGCGGCGGACCAAAGTGTGGTACGGTCAATTCCGGGCTTTTCCGACATGAGAAGATTTTGTCGGCGAGGGCCAGCGGGGAATCTGACCGGAAAGGAGACTCCCATGCCACAGATCGACAAGGAGCGCGTCGTCGGGTTGCTGAACAGCATTCTCGAACAGGAATTGGCGGGCGTCGTTCGTTACACGCACTATTCATTTCTCGTCTTCGGCTTTGGGCGCATTCCGATTGTTTCGTGGTTGCGTAGCCAGGCCGATGAGTCACTGCTGCACGCGCAGGAAGCGGGGGAAATGGTGACCCTGCTGGGCAGCCATCCATCCCTGCGCATCGGTCCGCTATTGGAGAGTCACGAGCACGATATCGGGGCGATCCTGCGCGAATCCCTCGCCGCTGAAGGCGAGGCGCTCAAACTCTATCGGCAGTTGCTCGACGTCGTGGACGGCAAGTCCGTCACGCTGGAGGAATATGCGCGCAAGATGATCTATGCAGAGGAAGTCCATGCCGGCGAAGTGGACAAGATGCTGCGCAAGCCCGGCGATATCGATGCATTCGCAGAGGAAGAGATCGCGTAAGGGGTAATGGGAAGGCCGATTGCCTCCCGCAGGCGTTCTCGACGCTAGCTTGCGGTCGACTCTTCCATGGCGCGGCGCGCAGTGCGATCCCGCAGGGCCCAGTGCAGGAGAACTTGCGCGCCTTGAGCGCTGCTGCGCACCAGAAGCCGTTCGGGTCCCTGCACGGACAGGCGATGCATGCGGGCGGCCCAGTGGGGCAGCAGGTCGATGGCGGCCTTGCTGCTCATGGTGCGAAACAGCCGGGGCCCAAGCCGGGAAGGGCGGGGCGAGAGCAGGGCATGAGCGACCTCCCGCGTTCGCCCGTCGACCTTCAGTTGCGGGCGCGTGGCTTCGAAATAGAGTTCGCATTGCCTGAGGCTGGTGGGGACATTTTCAGCTCCAAGCCGATGTGCGATCTCGGACATTTCCGCCAGATACTTGTCCTGATCGGCAAACGGCAGCAATGGATCGCGATAGCGCACATAGGCACGCAGGAAACTGGTCGCCGAGGTAACATGGACCCAGGTCAACAGATCGGGATCGCGCGCATGATAAGGCGTACCGTCGGGCAGATGCCCCCGAACCCGGTCGTGGATGGCGTTGATCTGCTCGATCAGCGCAAGGGCCTGACGCGTTGAACCATAGGTCGTGCCGGAGACGAATTGCGCCGTGCGGCGCAGCCGCCCCAATGGGTCTTCCCGGAAGTTCGAGTGGTCCCAGACACCGGCAAGGACCCGGGGGTGAAGCATTTGCAGAAGGAGCGCGGAAAGCCCGCCGATCATCATCGTCGTGAAATCACCGTGAACCCGCCATGTCACCGAGGAGGGTCCGAAGAGTCCTTGGTCGCCGGCTACGCGATCGCGGTCGATCTCCCCCGACCGGGAACCGATGAGGGCATGGACTTGTCCGGCGATCGATCTGCGAATGCGGTCCATGACTACAAGATAGGCGCCTTTGCCCTCGAATATAAGGCGAGCGGCGCCTCCCGCTTGTGTTTGCCGCCTTTTCCCGGATCGATCCCCGCGAAAGGAAATCCGGTCAAAGCCGGCAGGACCTGTCTGGCCTGCGAAAGGCTCACGGTCTAACACGCGTTCATGGATGATCTGTTTTCCGATCGCGCCTTGCGCGAGCTGATCTTGTCACGGACTGACCTTGAGCGGATGCAGGGAGCGGTGCAGACGCTGGTCGATTGCTCCTTTGAGGAAGTCGATCTTTCCGGGCTCGACATGGCGGGATGGACTTTCGAGCGTTGCAATCTGCGCCACGCAGACGTGACACGTGCCAATCTGGAAGGTGCCGTCTGGCAATCGTGCCGAGGGGCTTTTGCCAATTTCCTTGCCAGCGACCTGAGCGATGCGCGCCTCGTCGCCTGCGATTTCAACAACGCCACCTTCAAGCGCGCGAACTTGCAGGGCGCGAGGATCGAGCGATGCAAGCTTACCGGTGCGGACCTGACTGACCTGCGCGGCATGGATGTCGCCTTCGACGAAACCCTCCTGGTAAACGCCAACCTGGCCGGTCACTCGTTTCGCAGGTCAAATCTCAACCGGATCGATTTCTCCCAGGCTGATTTGCGCAAATGCGATTTCCGGCAGGCGCATTTCATCGAATGCAGCCTGCGCGAAGCGGGCATGGACGGCGCGCGCTTCGATGGGGCAGACTTGCGCGGTGCCGATCTGGGAGGTGTGCGTCTGGTCGATGCCAGCCAGTTTCGCGGCGCGACGATCTCGCGCGAGCAGGCAGGACAGCTACTTGGCGAACTGGGCCTGAATGTGCGCTAGCCAAGCGGACCGAGCAGATAATGAAGCGGGTTCGAGAAGAAGGGACCCCTTCACGAACCCGCTCCACGTTCCTCAAAACACGACTACCCACCGGCAACCATGGTTCGAGGAGGGTCACCTCGTCAAAACTGTCGTTGCTGGCCCCCGCCAACTGATCTTGCCCGCCAGAGCGCGTGCAAGGTCACTATCGAACCTATTATGAATTAATCTTGATGCATTGCAACAACTATTACAGTTCAGAAATATGATACGGCGAAGTTGACACCTCGTTCAGGATTTACGCTTCAGTATATCGGTTGTAGCGTTTAGTGAGCTGTCGAAAGTTAAGTGGGTCTTGTCGCTGCCTTTTGCGCCACGCGAAATCGCTGTCGGCGCGCGGCATCGGATCGTCCGGGCAGGCAGCTTTATGACTGAATAACAATCACGTAGAAAATTGATCGCGGCAACATCATTCGCGACAAGGCGTAAACCGTCCGAGAGCGCAGGGTCGCTCGGCGTAGATGCGTCGACGCATCATCAGGGCGCGGCGGGGCGCTTCTCGGAAAAAGGCTCGGGTGAATCCGCCTGTCGTTTCGGGTTGGTGATCCTGATTCTGGTCGAAGAAGGCAAATTTGTCGTCGGCATGCCCCGATTCGCGCCAGCGCGTGGCCGATATCTTTGAGCTGATCCAGCAAGACTTTCGCACCAAGCAAGAAGACTACGTGGGTCTTCCCGGCTCCATGGGCTCAATCCATCAATAGTCCCCTTGTGCTCGCACGCTTTCAAGAGGAGCCTTGCCCAAGGGTGCGCGCCTCTGATCGAGATCGTGGGCGAAATGCGCCCCGATCCCGATCAGGACGATCGCGAAACCAGTGATTTGTACATTCGAGTTTCGATGGGGGCACCATGCCCTCTACGGCTTATGAAAAGCCTTTCGAACCTCGCAAGCTCAGGTTCTGCTTCAAGGCGTGCCTGAACCCGGGGCCTTGGCCGCGGCAGCCTGAATGCGCTGCATCAAGGCCGGATCGGACTGTGTGGCCATCGCGATTTCGTTGAACTTCTGCGGGGTCAGGCCCTTTTCCTGGACCGCCGCGGCTGCCTTGGTCTGCTTGTCCGACGCGGCTATGCTGGCGTCGGCCTGGATCTCCTGCACGGCCTTGGCGGCTTCGGCAAACTGCGCAAGCTCGGTGTCGCTGAAAGTCGCGGAGTTCTGGGCAGGGGCCGGCGCGTCGGTTGGCGCCTGCGCAGTGGTTGATGGTTGCTGTGCCGGAGCGGGCGGCCCTGCCATCTGCGCTTGCGCATCACCGGCGCCGGGCACTTCTGCCTGCGCATAACCTGCCGTCAATGCCATGGCGCCGATGGCTGCGCCAATTGTGTATCGAGTGCTGAACTTCATGTCGCTCTTCCTTTGGCTGTGAGCTGCACTCGGAAAATTTGGACGAAAAGCCGGAACGTCAATCCGGCCGGGGACACGCGGTGGCGGAGGCGGGGCGGGTCGCGGCTTTGGAGTGATAGCTGCGATGAATACATTTCGAAGACCAAGGGGTTCCCGCCAGATCGGAGGACGGTTGGCCACGATTCTGCTTTTATCCAGTGCACTTTGCTTTGTGACACCCTTCTTGCCTGACCTTGTGCTCCTCCTATGGCCGGGTCGAATATTTCAGCTGCCGATGCTCAGGCTGACAAAGGCCAGCGCCGCCAGAAAGCTCGCCAAAGTGGCGACGATCACCGGTGTCAGCGATCGCCAGCCCAGCTCGATCAGCAGGTCCATGCGCGATCGCATCGCCGTAGCCGTTACGGCAAGAAGCAGCAGGGCCTTTGATCCGGACAGTGCCGCAGTCTTTGCCGCCTCGGGCAGTGCGACGAGACTGTTGAGGGCAACGACGGCGATGAAGGCAGTGATGAACCACGGAGGGCTGAAGCGACGCCAGGCCGGGCGGCTTTCCTGTCCGGAGCTGGGCCCCAGCCAGAGGCTTACGAGCATGACGATAGGTGCAAGCAAGGCAACTCGTGCAAGTTTGACGATCGTAGCATAGGATCCGGCCACGTCTGAGTAGGCATAGCCACCGCCGATCGCTTGAGCGACGTCGTGAATGGACGCCCCGATCAGGAAGCCGGCCTGCTTGTCGTCGAATCCCATTTGTCCGGCC comes from the Novosphingobium pentaromativorans US6-1 genome and includes:
- a CDS encoding DUF4168 domain-containing protein, translated to MKFSTRYTIGAAIGAMALTAGYAQAEVPGAGDAQAQMAGPPAPAQQPSTTAQAPTDAPAPAQNSATFSDTELAQFAEAAKAVQEIQADASIAASDKQTKAAAAVQEKGLTPQKFNEIAMATQSDPALMQRIQAAAAKAPGSGTP
- a CDS encoding alkylphosphonate utilization protein, encoding MSGDSEDYIYDEESGEWLPASELAAKRAAQDLVEVRDAVGNLLADGDAVTLIKDLDVKGAGQTLKRGTLIPSIRLTGDAQEIDCKYPGIKGLVLRAEFVRKR
- a CDS encoding oxygenase MpaB family protein; translation: MDRIRRSIAGQVHALIGSRSGEIDRDRVAGDQGLFGPSSVTWRVHGDFTTMMIGGLSALLLQMLHPRVLAGVWDHSNFREDPLGRLRRTAQFVSGTTYGSTRQALALIEQINAIHDRVRGHLPDGTPYHARDPDLLTWVHVTSATSFLRAYVRYRDPLLPFADQDKYLAEMSEIAHRLGAENVPTSLRQCELYFEATRPQLKVDGRTREVAHALLSPRPSRLGPRLFRTMSSKAAIDLLPHWAARMHRLSVQGPERLLVRSSAQGAQVLLHWALRDRTARRAMEESTAS
- a CDS encoding ferritin-like domain-containing protein, whose translation is MPQIDKERVVGLLNSILEQELAGVVRYTHYSFLVFGFGRIPIVSWLRSQADESLLHAQEAGEMVTLLGSHPSLRIGPLLESHEHDIGAILRESLAAEGEALKLYRQLLDVVDGKSVTLEEYARKMIYAEEVHAGEVDKMLRKPGDIDAFAEEEIA
- a CDS encoding pentapeptide repeat-containing protein produces the protein MDDLFSDRALRELILSRTDLERMQGAVQTLVDCSFEEVDLSGLDMAGWTFERCNLRHADVTRANLEGAVWQSCRGAFANFLASDLSDARLVACDFNNATFKRANLQGARIERCKLTGADLTDLRGMDVAFDETLLVNANLAGHSFRRSNLNRIDFSQADLRKCDFRQAHFIECSLREAGMDGARFDGADLRGADLGGVRLVDASQFRGATISREQAGQLLGELGLNVR